The Carassius carassius chromosome 9, fCarCar2.1, whole genome shotgun sequence genome includes a region encoding these proteins:
- the LOC132149287 gene encoding protein rogdi homolog translates to MLGEERSTLSELAKMTAASQAERTVLEEEFNWLLKEEVHAVLKQLQDILKEASRRFSMPSPGQEGQLKQENFILGSSTMDQVKGVLTLQGEALTQADINIKAAKSSQVMHFAFRDDKQWKLQQIQDARNHVNQALQLLSSHDESYHFKTGAEVNKLMDAVMLQLTRARSRLTTPASMTLPELAASGLMKMFTPPMPGDMIVNFYINLSKLCLTVCQLHVLQPNTTKNFKSAGSSVLHNPGAMFEYNNTKFEVSQVHKVECVVPWLNDTLVFFTISLQLCQQLKDKISVFSSFWNYRAF, encoded by the exons ATGCTCGGAGAGGAGAGATCTACTCTGTCTGAACTAGCGAAGATGACGGCCGCAAGTCAAGCCGAGAGGACTGTGCTG GAGGAGGAATTTAATTGGCTGCTCAAAGAAGAGGTGCATGCGGTGCTTAAACAGCTGCAAGACATTTTGAAG GAGGCGTCAAGGCGTTTTTCAATGCCGTCACCAGGACAGGAAGGACAGCTGAAACAAGAGAACTTTATTCTGGGCAGCTCAAC GATGGACCAGGTGAAAGGGGTTTTGACACTGCAAGGAGAAGCTCTAACTCAGGCT GATATTAATATCAAAGCTGCTAAAAGCAGTCAAGTAATGCACTTTGCATTCCGAGATGATAAACAGTGGAAATTGCAGCAG ATTCAGGATGCCCGAAACCATGTGAACCAGGCCCTGCAATTACTAAGCAGCCATGATGAGAGTTATCACTTCAAAACTGGGGCTGAAGTCAATAAG CTTATGGATGCAGTAATGCTTCAGTTGACCCGAGCCCGAAGCAGACTCACAACCCCTGCCAGCATGACTCTTCCTGAGCTCGCAgccagtggcctaatg AAAATGTTCACACCTCCAATGCCTGGTGACATGATAGTGAACTTCTATATCAATCTCAGTAAACTGTGTTTGACGGTGTGTCAACTACATGTCCTGCAGCCTAACACTACCAAG AACTTCAAATCAGCAGGAAGTTCAGTGCTGCATAATCCAGGAGCAATGTT TGAATACAACAACACAAAGTTTGAGGTCAGCCAGGTCCATAAGGTGGAGTGCGTGGTGCCGTGGCTAAATGACACGCTGGTGTTTTTCACCATTTCCCTGCAGCTCTGTCAGCAACTCAAAGATAAG ATTTCGGTCTTCTCCAGTTTCTGGAACTACAGAGCATTTTAA
- the LOC132149286 gene encoding cytokine-like nuclear factor N-PAC isoform X3 has protein sequence MATVHLRIGDLVWGKLGRYPPWPGKIVSPPKDLKKPRGKKCFFVKFFGTEDHAWIKVEQLKPYHPHKEEMIKINKGKRFQQAVDAVEEYLKKAKGKDQTHSDDKSKSDKGRKAAKPMKIIEEDDEDAFKGGSSDKEQTDSDPEPSSVRRLVAGTVSGFKWESSPASSMEPITKRLKIVEEDTGSTSIQAADSTAINGSITPTDKRIGFLGLGLMGSGVVSNLLKMGHVVTVWNRTEEKCDLFIQEGARLGRTPAEVVSLCDITFSCVSDPKAARDLVLGPSGVLQGIRPGKCYVEMSTVDPETTIELAQVITSRGGRFLEAPVSGSQQLSNDGMLVIVAAGDRSVYEDCSSCFQAMGKTSFFIAGEAGNAARMMLILNMVQGSFMATIAEGLTLAQATGQSQQTFLDILCQGQMASTFVDQKCQNILQGNFKPDYYLKHIQKDLRLAISMGDSVNHPTPMAAAANEVYKRAKALDQSDNDMSAVYRAYIH, from the exons ATGGCGACCGTGCATCTAAGGATCGGGGATCTGGTTTG GGGTAAACTTGGACGCTATCCACCTTGGCCAGGAAAG ATCGTCAGTCCTCCGAAGGATCTGAAAAAGCCAAGAGgcaaaaaatgtttctttgtcaaGTTTTTTGGAACTGAAGATCA CGCCTGGATAAAGGTGGAGCAGCTGAAGCCTTACCACCCCCACAAAGAGGAGATGATCAAGATCAACAAAGGCAAGCGCTTCCAGCAGGCTGTTGATGCAGTTGAGGAGTACCTAAAGAAGGCCAAGGGGAAAGATCAG ACGCACTCTGATGACAAAAGCAAGTCAGATAAAGGGCGTAAAGCAGCTAAACCAATGAAGATCATtgaagaagatgatgaagatgccTTCAAGGGTGGCTCATCAGACAAG GAACAGACTGATTCTGACCCAGAGCCATCTTCTGTACGACGGCTGGTCGCTGGAACAGTGTCAGGATTCAAATGGGAGAGCAGT CCAGCTTCATCAATGGAGCCCATCACCAAACGCTTAAAGATAGTCGAGGAG GACACAGGATCAACGTCTATTcaagcagcagacagcacagcTATCAACGGCAGCATCACACCTACAGACAAAAG GATAGGGTTCCTTGGACTAGGACTGATGGGAAGTGGTGTGGTTTCTAATTTGTTGAAGATGGGGCATGTTGTGACTGTTTGGAATCGCACAGAAGAAAAG TGTGATTTGTTCATCCAAGAAGGTGCCAGATTGGGACGAACACCTGCAGAAGTTGTGTCCCTGTGTGATATCACATTTTCCTGTGTATCAGACCCTAAAGCTGCCAGAGAT CTTGTGTTAGGTCCTAGCGGAGTCCTACAGGGAATCAGACCAGGCAAATGTTACGTGGAGATGTCAACTGTTGACCCAGAAACCACCATAGAGCTCGCACAG GTCATCACATCCAGAGGTGGCAGATTCCTAGAAGCTCCGGTTTCGGGCAGCCAGCAGCTTTCCAATGACGGTATGCTGGTCATTGTTGCTGCAGGAGACCGCAGTGTTTATGAAGACTGTAGCAGCTGCTTCCAGGCAATGGGGAAGACGTCTTTCTTCATAG CAGGGGAAGCAGGAAATGCTGCACGAATGATGCTGATTCTTAACATGGTTCAAGGCAGTTTCATGGCAACCATTGCAGAGGGATTGACCTTGGCGCAGGCCACGGGACAGTCGCAACAAACATTCTTGGATATTCTTTGCCAAGGACAAATGGCAAGCACGTTTGTGGACCAGAAATGCCAAA ATATCTTGCAGGGCAACTTCAAACCTGATTACTACCTGAAGCATATTCAGAAAGATCTGAGATTAGCCATTTCTATGGGAGATTCGGTTAATCATCCAACACCAATGGCAGCTGCTGCAAATGAG GTGTACAAGAGAGCTAAAGCATTGGACCAGTCGGACAATGACATGTCAGCAGTCTACAGAGCTTATATTCACTAA
- the LOC132149286 gene encoding cytokine-like nuclear factor N-PAC isoform X2 — protein MATVHLRIGDLVWGKLGRYPPWPGKIVSPPKDLKKPRGKKCFFVKFFGTEDHAWIKVEQLKPYHPHKEEMIKINKGKRFQQAVDAVEEYLKKAKGKDQTHSDDKSKSDKGRKAAKPMKIIEEDDEDAFKGGSSDKEQTDSDPEPSSVRRLVAGTVSGFKWESSPVKDDPHFHHFLLSQSEKPASSMEPITKRLKIVEEDTGSTSIQAADSTAINGSITPTDKRIGFLGLGLMGSGVVSNLLKMGHVVTVWNRTEEKCDLFIQEGARLGRTPAEVVSLCDITFSCVSDPKAARDLVLGPSGVLQGIRPGKCYVEMSTVDPETTIELAQVITSRGGRFLEAPVSGSQQLSNDGMLVIVAAGDRSVYEDCSSCFQAMGKTSFFIGEAGNAARMMLILNMVQGSFMATIAEGLTLAQATGQSQQTFLDILCQGQMASTFVDQKCQNILQGNFKPDYYLKHIQKDLRLAISMGDSVNHPTPMAAAANEVYKRAKALDQSDNDMSAVYRAYIH, from the exons ATGGCGACCGTGCATCTAAGGATCGGGGATCTGGTTTG GGGTAAACTTGGACGCTATCCACCTTGGCCAGGAAAG ATCGTCAGTCCTCCGAAGGATCTGAAAAAGCCAAGAGgcaaaaaatgtttctttgtcaaGTTTTTTGGAACTGAAGATCA CGCCTGGATAAAGGTGGAGCAGCTGAAGCCTTACCACCCCCACAAAGAGGAGATGATCAAGATCAACAAAGGCAAGCGCTTCCAGCAGGCTGTTGATGCAGTTGAGGAGTACCTAAAGAAGGCCAAGGGGAAAGATCAG ACGCACTCTGATGACAAAAGCAAGTCAGATAAAGGGCGTAAAGCAGCTAAACCAATGAAGATCATtgaagaagatgatgaagatgccTTCAAGGGTGGCTCATCAGACAAG GAACAGACTGATTCTGACCCAGAGCCATCTTCTGTACGACGGCTGGTCGCTGGAACAGTGTCAGGATTCAAATGGGAGAGCAGT CCAGTAAAGGATGACCCACATTTTCATCACTTTCTGCTCAGCCAGTCTGAGAAG CCAGCTTCATCAATGGAGCCCATCACCAAACGCTTAAAGATAGTCGAGGAG GACACAGGATCAACGTCTATTcaagcagcagacagcacagcTATCAACGGCAGCATCACACCTACAGACAAAAG GATAGGGTTCCTTGGACTAGGACTGATGGGAAGTGGTGTGGTTTCTAATTTGTTGAAGATGGGGCATGTTGTGACTGTTTGGAATCGCACAGAAGAAAAG TGTGATTTGTTCATCCAAGAAGGTGCCAGATTGGGACGAACACCTGCAGAAGTTGTGTCCCTGTGTGATATCACATTTTCCTGTGTATCAGACCCTAAAGCTGCCAGAGAT CTTGTGTTAGGTCCTAGCGGAGTCCTACAGGGAATCAGACCAGGCAAATGTTACGTGGAGATGTCAACTGTTGACCCAGAAACCACCATAGAGCTCGCACAG GTCATCACATCCAGAGGTGGCAGATTCCTAGAAGCTCCGGTTTCGGGCAGCCAGCAGCTTTCCAATGACGGTATGCTGGTCATTGTTGCTGCAGGAGACCGCAGTGTTTATGAAGACTGTAGCAGCTGCTTCCAGGCAATGGGGAAGACGTCTTTCTTCATAG GGGAAGCAGGAAATGCTGCACGAATGATGCTGATTCTTAACATGGTTCAAGGCAGTTTCATGGCAACCATTGCAGAGGGATTGACCTTGGCGCAGGCCACGGGACAGTCGCAACAAACATTCTTGGATATTCTTTGCCAAGGACAAATGGCAAGCACGTTTGTGGACCAGAAATGCCAAA ATATCTTGCAGGGCAACTTCAAACCTGATTACTACCTGAAGCATATTCAGAAAGATCTGAGATTAGCCATTTCTATGGGAGATTCGGTTAATCATCCAACACCAATGGCAGCTGCTGCAAATGAG GTGTACAAGAGAGCTAAAGCATTGGACCAGTCGGACAATGACATGTCAGCAGTCTACAGAGCTTATATTCACTAA
- the LOC132149286 gene encoding cytokine-like nuclear factor N-PAC isoform X4, with protein sequence MATVHLRIGDLVWGKLGRYPPWPGKIVSPPKDLKKPRGKKCFFVKFFGTEDHAWIKVEQLKPYHPHKEEMIKINKGKRFQQAVDAVEEYLKKAKGKDQTHSDDKSKSDKGRKAAKPMKIIEEDDEDAFKGGSSDKPASSMEPITKRLKIVEEDTGSTSIQAADSTAINGSITPTDKRIGFLGLGLMGSGVVSNLLKMGHVVTVWNRTEEKCDLFIQEGARLGRTPAEVVSLCDITFSCVSDPKAARDLVLGPSGVLQGIRPGKCYVEMSTVDPETTIELAQVITSRGGRFLEAPVSGSQQLSNDGMLVIVAAGDRSVYEDCSSCFQAMGKTSFFIAGEAGNAARMMLILNMVQGSFMATIAEGLTLAQATGQSQQTFLDILCQGQMASTFVDQKCQNILQGNFKPDYYLKHIQKDLRLAISMGDSVNHPTPMAAAANEVYKRAKALDQSDNDMSAVYRAYIH encoded by the exons ATGGCGACCGTGCATCTAAGGATCGGGGATCTGGTTTG GGGTAAACTTGGACGCTATCCACCTTGGCCAGGAAAG ATCGTCAGTCCTCCGAAGGATCTGAAAAAGCCAAGAGgcaaaaaatgtttctttgtcaaGTTTTTTGGAACTGAAGATCA CGCCTGGATAAAGGTGGAGCAGCTGAAGCCTTACCACCCCCACAAAGAGGAGATGATCAAGATCAACAAAGGCAAGCGCTTCCAGCAGGCTGTTGATGCAGTTGAGGAGTACCTAAAGAAGGCCAAGGGGAAAGATCAG ACGCACTCTGATGACAAAAGCAAGTCAGATAAAGGGCGTAAAGCAGCTAAACCAATGAAGATCATtgaagaagatgatgaagatgccTTCAAGGGTGGCTCATCAGACAAG CCAGCTTCATCAATGGAGCCCATCACCAAACGCTTAAAGATAGTCGAGGAG GACACAGGATCAACGTCTATTcaagcagcagacagcacagcTATCAACGGCAGCATCACACCTACAGACAAAAG GATAGGGTTCCTTGGACTAGGACTGATGGGAAGTGGTGTGGTTTCTAATTTGTTGAAGATGGGGCATGTTGTGACTGTTTGGAATCGCACAGAAGAAAAG TGTGATTTGTTCATCCAAGAAGGTGCCAGATTGGGACGAACACCTGCAGAAGTTGTGTCCCTGTGTGATATCACATTTTCCTGTGTATCAGACCCTAAAGCTGCCAGAGAT CTTGTGTTAGGTCCTAGCGGAGTCCTACAGGGAATCAGACCAGGCAAATGTTACGTGGAGATGTCAACTGTTGACCCAGAAACCACCATAGAGCTCGCACAG GTCATCACATCCAGAGGTGGCAGATTCCTAGAAGCTCCGGTTTCGGGCAGCCAGCAGCTTTCCAATGACGGTATGCTGGTCATTGTTGCTGCAGGAGACCGCAGTGTTTATGAAGACTGTAGCAGCTGCTTCCAGGCAATGGGGAAGACGTCTTTCTTCATAG CAGGGGAAGCAGGAAATGCTGCACGAATGATGCTGATTCTTAACATGGTTCAAGGCAGTTTCATGGCAACCATTGCAGAGGGATTGACCTTGGCGCAGGCCACGGGACAGTCGCAACAAACATTCTTGGATATTCTTTGCCAAGGACAAATGGCAAGCACGTTTGTGGACCAGAAATGCCAAA ATATCTTGCAGGGCAACTTCAAACCTGATTACTACCTGAAGCATATTCAGAAAGATCTGAGATTAGCCATTTCTATGGGAGATTCGGTTAATCATCCAACACCAATGGCAGCTGCTGCAAATGAG GTGTACAAGAGAGCTAAAGCATTGGACCAGTCGGACAATGACATGTCAGCAGTCTACAGAGCTTATATTCACTAA
- the LOC132149286 gene encoding cytokine-like nuclear factor N-PAC isoform X1 encodes MATVHLRIGDLVWGKLGRYPPWPGKIVSPPKDLKKPRGKKCFFVKFFGTEDHAWIKVEQLKPYHPHKEEMIKINKGKRFQQAVDAVEEYLKKAKGKDQTHSDDKSKSDKGRKAAKPMKIIEEDDEDAFKGGSSDKEQTDSDPEPSSVRRLVAGTVSGFKWESSPVKDDPHFHHFLLSQSEKPASSMEPITKRLKIVEEDTGSTSIQAADSTAINGSITPTDKRIGFLGLGLMGSGVVSNLLKMGHVVTVWNRTEEKCDLFIQEGARLGRTPAEVVSLCDITFSCVSDPKAARDLVLGPSGVLQGIRPGKCYVEMSTVDPETTIELAQVITSRGGRFLEAPVSGSQQLSNDGMLVIVAAGDRSVYEDCSSCFQAMGKTSFFIAGEAGNAARMMLILNMVQGSFMATIAEGLTLAQATGQSQQTFLDILCQGQMASTFVDQKCQNILQGNFKPDYYLKHIQKDLRLAISMGDSVNHPTPMAAAANEVYKRAKALDQSDNDMSAVYRAYIH; translated from the exons ATGGCGACCGTGCATCTAAGGATCGGGGATCTGGTTTG GGGTAAACTTGGACGCTATCCACCTTGGCCAGGAAAG ATCGTCAGTCCTCCGAAGGATCTGAAAAAGCCAAGAGgcaaaaaatgtttctttgtcaaGTTTTTTGGAACTGAAGATCA CGCCTGGATAAAGGTGGAGCAGCTGAAGCCTTACCACCCCCACAAAGAGGAGATGATCAAGATCAACAAAGGCAAGCGCTTCCAGCAGGCTGTTGATGCAGTTGAGGAGTACCTAAAGAAGGCCAAGGGGAAAGATCAG ACGCACTCTGATGACAAAAGCAAGTCAGATAAAGGGCGTAAAGCAGCTAAACCAATGAAGATCATtgaagaagatgatgaagatgccTTCAAGGGTGGCTCATCAGACAAG GAACAGACTGATTCTGACCCAGAGCCATCTTCTGTACGACGGCTGGTCGCTGGAACAGTGTCAGGATTCAAATGGGAGAGCAGT CCAGTAAAGGATGACCCACATTTTCATCACTTTCTGCTCAGCCAGTCTGAGAAG CCAGCTTCATCAATGGAGCCCATCACCAAACGCTTAAAGATAGTCGAGGAG GACACAGGATCAACGTCTATTcaagcagcagacagcacagcTATCAACGGCAGCATCACACCTACAGACAAAAG GATAGGGTTCCTTGGACTAGGACTGATGGGAAGTGGTGTGGTTTCTAATTTGTTGAAGATGGGGCATGTTGTGACTGTTTGGAATCGCACAGAAGAAAAG TGTGATTTGTTCATCCAAGAAGGTGCCAGATTGGGACGAACACCTGCAGAAGTTGTGTCCCTGTGTGATATCACATTTTCCTGTGTATCAGACCCTAAAGCTGCCAGAGAT CTTGTGTTAGGTCCTAGCGGAGTCCTACAGGGAATCAGACCAGGCAAATGTTACGTGGAGATGTCAACTGTTGACCCAGAAACCACCATAGAGCTCGCACAG GTCATCACATCCAGAGGTGGCAGATTCCTAGAAGCTCCGGTTTCGGGCAGCCAGCAGCTTTCCAATGACGGTATGCTGGTCATTGTTGCTGCAGGAGACCGCAGTGTTTATGAAGACTGTAGCAGCTGCTTCCAGGCAATGGGGAAGACGTCTTTCTTCATAG CAGGGGAAGCAGGAAATGCTGCACGAATGATGCTGATTCTTAACATGGTTCAAGGCAGTTTCATGGCAACCATTGCAGAGGGATTGACCTTGGCGCAGGCCACGGGACAGTCGCAACAAACATTCTTGGATATTCTTTGCCAAGGACAAATGGCAAGCACGTTTGTGGACCAGAAATGCCAAA ATATCTTGCAGGGCAACTTCAAACCTGATTACTACCTGAAGCATATTCAGAAAGATCTGAGATTAGCCATTTCTATGGGAGATTCGGTTAATCATCCAACACCAATGGCAGCTGCTGCAAATGAG GTGTACAAGAGAGCTAAAGCATTGGACCAGTCGGACAATGACATGTCAGCAGTCTACAGAGCTTATATTCACTAA